A single Maridesulfovibrio frigidus DSM 17176 DNA region contains:
- a CDS encoding CBASS cGAMP-activated phospholipase: MTTDFKNDRFQILALDGGGIKGLFSAAILAQLESDFCIRIQDHFDLIAGTSTGGIIALGLGKGLSPKELVEFYIHEGPNIFPDSYLDTPRHLVSCKYGSTSLEVCLKKNFGDVILGESERALVIPAYNISEDDVYLFKTPHHKGLRRDWKVEMWKVAMATSAAPTYFPAFTGVDDMRLIDGGVWANNPTMVGIAEAKNKLDVPLEAIRVFNIGTTDEVKGRPENLDKGGRWQWRSEAIEVVLRGQSLGAFTHACLLLGKNNVVRLDPQVPNGHFALDKVSTEGLLGKAAHFSRHIGPSFEAKFLKHTAPKFVPLHSYTKEVIDGSVR; the protein is encoded by the coding sequence ATGACAACTGATTTTAAAAACGATCGATTTCAAATTCTTGCTCTAGACGGCGGAGGCATAAAAGGACTTTTTTCCGCTGCTATTCTCGCCCAACTTGAAAGTGATTTTTGTATACGTATTCAAGATCATTTCGATCTAATCGCGGGGACCTCCACTGGTGGGATTATAGCTCTTGGACTTGGTAAGGGGCTATCTCCCAAAGAACTCGTTGAGTTTTATATTCATGAAGGTCCTAATATTTTTCCTGATAGTTATCTTGATACTCCTCGTCATCTGGTTTCTTGTAAATATGGTAGCACCTCCCTCGAAGTGTGCCTGAAGAAGAATTTTGGAGATGTCATTTTGGGAGAGAGTGAAAGAGCATTAGTCATTCCAGCTTATAACATAAGTGAAGACGATGTTTATCTTTTCAAGACCCCCCATCACAAAGGGTTGAGAAGGGACTGGAAAGTTGAGATGTGGAAGGTGGCGATGGCTACCAGTGCTGCACCAACCTATTTCCCTGCATTTACAGGTGTGGACGATATGCGTTTGATCGATGGAGGAGTGTGGGCAAATAACCCGACTATGGTTGGTATTGCCGAAGCGAAAAATAAGCTTGATGTTCCACTTGAAGCGATACGTGTTTTTAATATTGGGACAACAGACGAGGTAAAAGGAAGGCCTGAAAATCTAGATAAGGGGGGCAGATGGCAGTGGAGATCTGAGGCCATTGAAGTCGTCCTTAGGGGGCAGAGCCTTGGAGCTTTTACCCACGCATGTCTTTTGCTTGGAAAGAATAACGTTGTTCGTCTTGACCCCCAGGTCCCAAATGGACATTTTGCTCTTGATAAAGTGTCAACTGAGGGATTGCTTGGTAAAGCGGCGCATTTTAGTCGCCATATTGGACCTAGTTTTGAGGCAAAATTTTTAAAACATACTGCACCAAAGTTTGTACCGTTGCACAGCTATACTAAGGAGGTCATAGATGGATCAGTTAGGTGA